AAAAAATAGCAATATTAGGGCTATCTGGATCTGGTAAAACTACCTTGCTAAATATTCTTGGTGGATTAGATAAATGTACAGCCGGAGAAGTTTATTTAATGGGTGAAAGATTTGACAATCAGTCTGTTAATAAGCGGGCTTTGATGCGTAATAAACACTTAGGTTTCATTTACCAGTTACATCATTTGTTACCAGAGTTTACAGCTATAGAAAATGTTATGATTCCTTTAGCAATTACAAAAAAATACACTAAAAAAGAATCTATTAAATTAGCTCAAGAAATTTTAACAAAAGTTGGCTTAACAGAAAGATTTGAGCATAAACCAGCAGAGCTTTCAGGTGGTGAACGTCAAAGAGTTGCTATCGCTAGGGCACTAGTTACTAACCCAAACTGTATACTGGCAGATGAGCCAACTGGTAATTTAGATGGCCAGCGATCAGAAAGTATATTTCAGTTAATTCAACAATTAAGCCAAGATTTTGGCACTAGTTTTGTAATAGTAACTCATGATGAGCAACTTGCCAGCCGTATGGATAAAATTTATAGACTAGTGGATGGGCAACTGGTTTTGCAGTAGTTCCATAGTTTAAATAACACACGTAATCTGCCTAAATGAAGAGTCCATTAAGAATATCAAGGTTTAAAATTTTTA
Above is a window of Allofrancisella inopinata DNA encoding:
- a CDS encoding ABC transporter ATP-binding protein — encoded protein: MSKEIVLSCKNVSKQYTEFKSVIDILKDLDLNIHKGEKIAILGLSGSGKTTLLNILGGLDKCTAGEVYLMGERFDNQSVNKRALMRNKHLGFIYQLHHLLPEFTAIENVMIPLAITKKYTKKESIKLAQEILTKVGLTERFEHKPAELSGGERQRVAIARALVTNPNCILADEPTGNLDGQRSESIFQLIQQLSQDFGTSFVIVTHDEQLASRMDKIYRLVDGQLVLQ